One segment of Alligator mississippiensis isolate rAllMis1 chromosome 13, rAllMis1, whole genome shotgun sequence DNA contains the following:
- the KLHDC7A gene encoding kelch domain-containing protein 7A — MSQRIEVSQDWQSDMQLAGKLALSAAALLLLTLAYKIYKSRATAGVQGKGSVKADAADVTDPRANAGRDGADSADARGQPPELRYRQASSNGVRRSGSKAKASTCLGGKVTTGPQSAPGGRVHSLPNRGEEEEEGREGSQLVSESQPAGRKPASETQGRAPDVIQRAGAGARADGAAQAAPAAGGELGGKQNRLGPARKLPGSTADSSGPSQDLVSPGSGLCLGPEHSSCNTAQPANAPELTAGPSPDTEKELRAGDMSDTSAQVSRERLQTLHVTSDLGLMVNQSNKSADTSYTFSSTSKIQVEENYIKEAGDNRRGQPSVSSLRGKVYDYYVQSTSQSVSKKRPCTYSPPGTPSFLDSAQVSEELHDFETWLHQTKHQGTAPSSADRDGEKGSPAANAPLGSLGHPAEGSEPPGCSDASEAAGSFPGAQKPPAPGRSFSRKESFLQIAENPELQVPMEGFGASSPPSRKSTSSPSPAKPTAVASPVESMHGLQTDANPEARVELVAGANFFQVPLSFEPAVDIRLDLGNCFEVLCMAKKRKLDHLKEAAYKVMSDNYLQVLKNASIYGRLNAMERELILQRRMKGRKYVTVADVSTQEGSFHASRLCYYNDESNTWYPLAHMPQEAVSKGCALCSMFNYVFVVAGCEGLGRYQKPSNRVFCYNPLTNIWREICPLNQARPHCKLVALDGYLYAIGGECLYTVERYDPRQDRWSFAAPLPNDTFAVAHTATACNGEIYVTGGTLRYMLLRYVSRTDSWRASLTSGSKDRTTEMVTVNGFLYRFDLNRSMGISVYRCGIKAKLWYECATNRVPYPACFQCVVVDNLIYCISRQFIIRFLADYVSPRFAAKELQAFPSPKGTLFPVVLVLPDRDTVQTRV, encoded by the coding sequence ATGAGCCAGAGGATTGAGGTAAGCCAGGACTGGCAGTCAGACATGCAGCTGGCGGGAAAGCTGGCGCTTTCTGCAGCGGCTCTGCTCCTCCTCACTTTGGCTTACAAAATCTACAAGTCCCGAGCGACTGCCGGCGTCCAGGGAAAGGGGAGCGTAAAAGCCGATGCCGCCGACGTGACGGACCCACGAGCGAATGCAGGCCGGGATGGAGCGGACAGCGCCGATGCCAGAGGACAGCCCCCGGAGCTCAGGTACAGGCAAGCCAGCAGCAACGGGGTGAGGCGGAGCGGCAGCAAAGCGAAAGCGAGTACGTGCCTGGGTGGAAAGGTAACGACGGGACCGCAAAGCGCACCTGGCGGGAGAGTTCACAGTCTGCCAaacaggggggaggaggaagaggagggaagggaggggagtcagCTGGTCTCCGAATCACAGCCGGCCGGAAGGAAACCTGCTTCGGAGACACAGGGACGTGCTCCAGATGTGATCCAACGAGCTGGCGCGGGGGCAAGAGCAGATGGTGCGGCGCAGGCGgcgccagcagcaggaggtgagcTGGGAGGTAAGCAAAATCGGCTTGGCCCAGCCAGAAAACTGCCCGGCTCGACAGCGGACAGCAGCGGGCCTAGCCAGGATCTAGTTTCTCCGGGATCTGGGCTTTGCCTTGGCCCCGAGCACAGCTCCTGCAACACAGCGCAGCCAGCCAACGCTCCCGAGCTcacagcaggtcccagccccgaCACAGAGAAGGAGCTGAGAGCAGGAGACATGAGTGACACCTCGGCCCAGGTGAGCAGGGAGAGGCTCCAGACCCTCCACGTGACTTCAGACTTGGGCTTAATGGTAAACCAAAGCAACAAGAGTGCTGACACCTCCTACACTTTCTCCTCCACCTCCAAGATACAGGTGGAGGAAAACTATATTAAAGAGGCTGGTGACAACAGGCGGGGGCAGCCCTCTGtttccagcctgcgagggaagGTCTATGACTATTATGTCCAGTCCACCTCCCAGTCCGTATCAAAGAAAAGGCCCTGCACATACTCTCCGCCAGGCACCCCGTCCTTCCTCGACTCTGCCCAGGTCAGTGAGGAGCTGCATGACTTTGAGACCTGGCTACACCAGACCAAGCACCAAGGAACAGCCCCGAGTTCAGCAGACAGGGATGGAGAGAAAGGGTCGCCCGCGGCAAATGCTCCTCTTGGCTCGTTGGGACACCCTGCAGAGGGCTCGGAGCCGCCCGGCTGCAGCGATGCATCGGAGGCAGCCGGGTCCTTCCCAGGTGCCCAGAAGCCGCCAGCGCCAGGACGCAGCTTCAGCAGGAAAGAGAGTTTCCTCCAAATTGCAGAGAACCCTGAACTGCAGGTCCCGATGGAGGGATTTGGGGCTTCATCTCCCCCCAGCAGAAAATCGACCTCAAGCCCCTCGCCTGCTAAGCCCACCGCCGTTGCTTCCCCGGTGGAGTCTATGCACGGCCTCCAAACGGATGCAAACCCCGAAGCCAGAGTGGAGCTTGTGGCTGGTGCCAACTTCTTCCAAGTCCCGCTGAGCTTTGAGCCCGCTGTGGACATCCGCTTGGACTTGGGGAACTGCTTCGAAGTCCTGTGCATGGCGAAGAAGCGGAAACTAGACCATCTCAAGGAGGCGGCTTATAAGGTCATGAGTGACAACTACCTACAAGTCCTGAAGAACGCGTCTATCTACGGGCGCCTGAACGCCATGGAGAGAGAGCTGATCCTCCAGAGGAGGATGAAGGGGAGGAAGTATGTGACCGTGGCCGACGTCAGCACGCAAGAAGGCAGCTTCCACGCCAGCAGGCTCTGTTACTACAACGACGAAAGCAACACCTGGTATCCGCTGGCCCATATGCCGCAGGAGGCAGTTTCCAAGGGATgtgccctctgcagcatgttcaaTTATGTCTTCGTGGTGGCTGGCTGCGAAGGGCTCGGACGGTACCAGAAGCCCTCGAACCGGGTCTTCTGCTACAACCCCCTGACCAATATCTGGAGGGAGATCTGCCCTCTGAACCAAGCCAGGCCTCACTGCAAGCTCGTAGCCTTGGACGGGTACCTCTATGCCATCGGAGGAGAATGCCTCTACACGGTGGAGCGGTACGACCCTCGCCAGGACCGGTGGTCTTTCGCCGCCCCTCTGCCCAACGACACCTTTGCCGTGGCGCACACCGCGACAGCGTGCAACGGGGAGATTTACGTGACCGGAGGCACCTTGCGCTACATGCTGCTCAGATACGTCAGCCGGACAGACAGCTGGAGGGCCAGCCTCACCAGCGGCAGCAAGGACAGGACCACCGAGATGGTCACCGTCAACGGCTTCCTCTACCGCTTCGATCTCAACCGCAGCATGGGCATCAGCGTCTACCGCTGCGGCATCAAGGCCAAGCTGTGGTACGAATGTGCCACGAACCGCGTGCCCTACCCTGCCTGCTTCCAGTGCGTTGTTGTCGACAACCTCATCTACTGCATCAGCCGCCAGTTCATCATCCGGTTCCTGGCCGACTACGTCTCACCACGGTTCGCGGCCAAGGAGTTGCAAGCATTTCCATCCCCCAAAGGGACCCTGTTCCCTGTCGTCCTCGTGTTGCCAGACAGAGATACGGTGCAAACAAGAGTCTGA